Proteins encoded by one window of Chryseobacterium aquaeductus:
- the recG gene encoding ATP-dependent DNA helicase RecG: protein MSKFSRNSCLSYPLTLETSIEFVKGIGPERAKLIKNVLGISTVEDLLHFYPIRYIDKNKVYKIGNLQESNLEIQLKGKISNVQEIHNGKIKRLTAKFNDDTGSMDLVWFQYSKWLKEQLPVNREVFIFGKINAFNNQFSMPHPEIELDEKKEKDNRLRPIYPSSEKLTKRGLNQKFFQVILRNICKEIPNLIQENLPDYLMNSMKFLSRQQTYLNIHFPENLEYFEKANFRLKFEESFFFQLGFGLKKAHHKTKSYGNPFPIVGDYFTGFYENHLPFELTNAQKRVLKEIRLDMKKPIQMNRLLQGDVGSGKTMVALLTMLIALDNGFQSCLMAPTEILAQQHYNGIKDLLKDTTIKVNILTGSVKASARKIIHAELENGELSILVGTHAVLEDKVKFKNIGLAIIDEQHRFGVAQRAKLWAKNRIPPHILVMTATPIPRTLAMSFYSDLDVSVIDEMPVGRKPIITAHRREKDRTFVYNFCRDEIRKGRQIYFVYPLIEESETLDYKNLMEGLEHVMQSFSDYNVAMLHGRMKPDEKDVAMNYFASGKAEIMVATTVIEVGVNVPNASVMVIESAERFGLSQLHQLRGRVGRGAEQSYCILMTSDKLSTESRTRIKTMTETNDGFKISEVDMQLRGPGDILGTQQSGVVDFKKLDLVNDSEIIKNTKNMVEKILEADPLLARIDHQIIKNYYLQYYKGKNKWSKIS, encoded by the coding sequence ATTTCTAAATTTTCCCGAAATTCGTGCCTTTCTTACCCATTGACTTTAGAAACATCCATAGAATTTGTAAAAGGAATCGGTCCTGAGCGAGCCAAACTCATCAAAAATGTGTTGGGAATTTCTACTGTAGAAGATCTTCTGCACTTCTATCCTATTCGATATATCGACAAAAACAAAGTTTATAAAATAGGAAATCTTCAGGAAAGTAATCTTGAAATTCAATTGAAAGGAAAAATCTCCAACGTACAGGAAATTCATAACGGAAAAATAAAAAGACTCACCGCAAAATTCAATGACGATACAGGAAGTATGGATCTGGTTTGGTTTCAGTATTCAAAATGGCTGAAGGAGCAACTTCCGGTGAATCGTGAGGTTTTTATTTTTGGAAAAATCAACGCATTCAACAATCAGTTTTCGATGCCGCATCCTGAAATTGAACTGGATGAAAAAAAGGAAAAAGACAATCGTTTAAGACCAATTTATCCTAGTTCTGAAAAACTGACGAAAAGAGGTTTGAATCAGAAATTTTTTCAAGTTATTCTGAGAAATATCTGTAAAGAAATCCCGAATCTCATTCAGGAAAATCTTCCGGATTATTTGATGAATTCGATGAAATTTCTATCAAGACAACAGACTTACCTCAACATTCATTTTCCTGAAAATTTAGAATATTTTGAGAAAGCTAATTTCAGATTAAAATTTGAAGAATCATTCTTTTTTCAGTTGGGTTTTGGATTAAAAAAAGCTCATCACAAAACAAAATCATACGGAAATCCGTTTCCGATTGTGGGAGATTATTTCACCGGTTTTTATGAAAACCATCTGCCTTTTGAGCTTACCAATGCACAAAAACGAGTTTTAAAAGAAATCCGTCTCGACATGAAAAAGCCTATTCAAATGAACAGACTTTTGCAAGGTGATGTTGGATCAGGAAAAACGATGGTTGCATTATTAACGATGCTGATTGCACTCGACAATGGTTTCCAAAGTTGTTTGATGGCGCCAACCGAAATTCTCGCTCAGCAACATTACAACGGAATCAAAGATTTACTGAAAGACACAACTATTAAAGTCAATATTCTCACAGGTTCTGTAAAAGCTTCCGCACGAAAAATCATTCACGCAGAGCTGGAGAATGGCGAACTTTCAATTTTGGTGGGGACTCACGCTGTATTGGAAGACAAAGTGAAATTTAAAAATATTGGGCTAGCAATCATTGATGAACAACACAGATTTGGTGTCGCCCAAAGAGCCAAACTTTGGGCAAAAAACAGAATACCACCACATATTCTCGTAATGACTGCCACGCCTATCCCAAGAACTTTGGCGATGAGTTTTTATTCTGATCTGGATGTTTCTGTGATTGACGAAATGCCTGTCGGGAGAAAACCGATCATCACAGCTCACCGAAGAGAAAAAGACCGAACTTTCGTTTATAATTTCTGTCGTGATGAAATCAGAAAAGGAAGACAAATCTATTTTGTGTATCCGCTAATTGAGGAGTCTGAAACTTTAGATTATAAAAATCTGATGGAAGGTTTAGAACACGTCATGCAATCTTTCTCAGATTACAATGTGGCAATGCTTCACGGAAGAATGAAACCCGACGAAAAAGATGTAGCCATGAATTATTTTGCATCCGGAAAAGCAGAAATAATGGTCGCAACAACTGTAATCGAAGTCGGCGTCAATGTTCCAAATGCTTCTGTAATGGTGATTGAAAGTGCTGAAAGATTCGGTTTATCTCAACTTCACCAGTTGCGAGGTCGTGTCGGAAGAGGTGCCGAACAAAGTTATTGCATCCTAATGACTTCAGATAAATTATCTACAGAAAGCCGAACAAGAATTAAAACGATGACGGAAACGAATGATGGTTTTAAAATTTCTGAAGTTGATATGCAGTTGCGTGGTCCGGGAGACATTTTGGGAACACAACAAAGCGGTGTGGTTGATTTTAAAAAACTGGATTTAGTAAATGATTCAGAAATTATTAAAAACACCAAAAACATGGTCGAAAAAATTTTAGAAGCCGACCCTTTGCTTGCAAGGATTGACCATCAAATTATCAAAAATTACTATCTGCAATATTATAAAGGTAAAAATAAGTGGAGTAAAATTTCTTAG
- a CDS encoding GNAT family N-acetyltransferase yields the protein MKLIKATEKDIPLIQDLAKRSWENAYAEILSKEQMEYMLTTMYSKSEISEHLRNPNYHYFLIFDEISNSYNGFLGYENHYEKNTTKLHRIYLVPESKGKGLGKKTLTFLNEKVKENGDNRIILNVNKYNSAKNFYESQGYTIYGEGVFDIGNGFVMDDYLMEIML from the coding sequence ATGAAATTAATCAAAGCAACAGAAAAAGATATTCCTCTCATTCAGGATTTGGCAAAAAGATCGTGGGAAAATGCTTACGCAGAAATTCTGTCAAAAGAACAAATGGAATACATGCTCACAACAATGTATTCCAAATCTGAAATTTCAGAACATTTAAGAAATCCAAATTATCATTATTTTCTGATTTTTGATGAAATTTCAAATTCTTACAATGGTTTTCTAGGCTACGAAAATCATTATGAAAAAAACACCACAAAACTTCACCGAATTTATCTGGTTCCGGAAAGTAAGGGAAAAGGTTTAGGTAAAAAAACGCTTACATTTTTGAATGAAAAAGTAAAAGAAAATGGTGATAACAGAATTATTTTAAACGTCAACAAATACAATTCGGCAAAGAATTTTTACGAATCTCAAGGATATACAATTTATGGTGAAGGTGTTTTTGATATTGGAAATGGTTTTGTGATGGATGATTATTTGATGGAGATAATGCTTTGA
- the dapA gene encoding 4-hydroxy-tetrahydrodipicolinate synthase translates to MSILKGVGVALVTPFNEDLSVDFDSLTKLVEYNIENGTNYLVVLGTTAEAATLSSDEKKQVVEHIIKVNNKRLPLILGIGGNNTLEVKQQIEETDLSDFEAVLSVSPYYNKPNQEGLYQHYKALASTGKNIIIYNVPSRTGQNVEAETTLRLANEFPNLFLIKEASPNILQYFDILRKKPEGFSLVSGDDEFTLPVTLAGGDGVISVIGQGYPKEFSTMVQLAFDKKVDEAYEIHNKLVEITRLIFAEGNPCGIKVVLAEKGLIKNYLRLPLVPASEGLYAKIKTEMAKI, encoded by the coding sequence ATGAGCATTTTAAAAGGAGTAGGTGTTGCTTTGGTAACGCCCTTTAATGAAGATTTATCCGTAGACTTCGATAGTTTGACAAAACTTGTTGAATACAACATCGAAAACGGAACCAACTATTTGGTAGTATTGGGAACTACAGCGGAAGCTGCTACACTTTCTTCTGATGAGAAGAAACAGGTGGTAGAACACATCATTAAGGTGAATAATAAACGTCTTCCTTTGATTTTAGGAATTGGCGGAAACAATACTCTTGAAGTCAAACAGCAGATCGAAGAAACAGATTTATCTGATTTTGAAGCAGTATTATCGGTTTCTCCATATTACAATAAGCCTAATCAGGAAGGTCTTTATCAGCATTACAAAGCTTTGGCTTCTACCGGAAAAAACATCATCATTTACAACGTTCCTTCAAGAACCGGACAAAACGTTGAGGCAGAAACCACTTTGCGTTTAGCAAATGAATTCCCGAATTTGTTTTTAATAAAAGAAGCTTCACCAAATATTCTTCAGTATTTTGATATTTTAAGAAAGAAACCTGAAGGATTTTCTTTAGTTTCTGGTGATGACGAATTTACGCTACCAGTTACTTTGGCAGGTGGAGACGGCGTTATTTCTGTAATCGGACAAGGTTATCCGAAAGAATTTTCTACGATGGTTCAGTTGGCTTTTGATAAAAAAGTGGATGAGGCGTATGAAATTCATAATAAATTGGTAGAAATCACAAGACTGATTTTTGCTGAAGGAAATCCTTGCGGAATTAAAGTTGTTTTGGCTGAAAAAGGGTTAATCAAAAATTATTTGAGACTTCCACTTGTTCCTGCTTCAGAAGGATTGTATGCAAAAATTAAAACTGAAATGGCGAAAATTTAA
- a CDS encoding 5'-nucleotidase C-terminal domain-containing protein has product MQNKFLLLGIALFSLTACKTTSLQVANVQTQKNISINQDLKTDEDFAKFIEPYTLKLNKEMNQKISHTNVDLTKEGDNSNLGNLLADYTFDGANVWAKANLNKNIDAALINIGGIRTTIGKGDILLKNVFEVMPFENEVIIMKMKGSDLQGLFDYYAKNQKNNPVSHLYIETNNGALSKNLINGNPVNPTQDYYIATSDYLALGGDNMKFFSKGEYIATGIKLRDLFIEYFKNDKEINPKEDVRLNFIGKK; this is encoded by the coding sequence ATGCAAAATAAATTCTTATTACTAGGGATTGCCTTGTTTTCGCTCACAGCCTGTAAAACGACATCGTTGCAGGTTGCCAATGTGCAGACGCAAAAGAACATTTCTATTAATCAAGATCTGAAGACTGATGAAGATTTTGCTAAGTTTATCGAGCCTTATACTTTGAAGCTCAACAAAGAAATGAACCAAAAAATTTCTCACACCAATGTAGACCTTACAAAGGAGGGAGACAACAGCAATCTCGGAAATCTTTTGGCAGACTATACTTTTGACGGAGCAAATGTTTGGGCAAAAGCAAATTTGAATAAAAACATTGATGCAGCTTTAATCAATATTGGTGGAATCCGCACAACCATTGGTAAAGGTGATATTCTTCTGAAAAATGTTTTTGAAGTGATGCCGTTTGAAAATGAAGTCATTATCATGAAGATGAAAGGCTCTGATCTGCAGGGTTTATTTGATTATTACGCAAAAAATCAGAAAAATAATCCTGTCTCTCATTTGTATATCGAAACGAATAATGGAGCCCTTTCAAAAAATTTAATCAATGGAAATCCTGTGAATCCGACTCAGGATTATTATATTGCAACCTCTGATTATTTAGCATTGGGTGGTGATAATATGAAGTTTTTCAGCAAGGGAGAATATATTGCAACAGGCATAAAATTGAGGGATTTGTTTATTGAATATTTTAAAAACGATAAAGAGATCAATCCTAAAGAAGATGTTCGTTTAAATTTTATCGGAAAGAAGTAA
- a CDS encoding bifunctional metallophosphatase/5'-nucleotidase, producing MDRKTFLKTITGGTLAMTLAPNLMMADELSLNSFSAANKLTILHTNDQHSRIEPFDESYTRNPNQGGFARRASLIQKIRSEENNLLLLDSGDIFQGTPYFNFFGGELEFKLMSMMKYDASTMGNHDFDNGLDGFLKVLPNAQFPFICSNYDFKNTILDGKTSQYKIFNKNGIKVGIFGVGIQLDGLVGKKQYKETIYQDPVEVAQHYSNFLKNEKKCDLVICLSHIGYDYRDEPEKISDKILASKTENIDLILGGHTHTFLPEPQTFQNRQGKNVLVNQVGWAGLLLGRIDFFFDKNKNVQKISWNNQAIDSNIKA from the coding sequence ATGGATAGAAAAACTTTTTTAAAAACGATAACAGGCGGAACTTTAGCAATGACTTTAGCTCCGAATCTGATGATGGCGGACGAATTGAGTTTAAATTCTTTTTCCGCAGCCAATAAACTCACCATTCTTCATACCAACGATCAGCACAGCAGAATTGAACCTTTTGATGAAAGCTATACCAGAAATCCCAATCAAGGTGGTTTCGCCAGAAGAGCAAGTTTGATTCAGAAGATCAGAAGTGAAGAAAACAATCTTCTGTTGCTTGATTCCGGAGATATTTTTCAAGGAACTCCCTACTTTAATTTTTTTGGTGGCGAATTGGAATTCAAACTGATGTCGATGATGAAGTACGATGCTTCTACGATGGGAAATCATGATTTTGACAATGGTCTGGATGGATTTTTAAAGGTTTTACCAAACGCTCAATTTCCATTTATCTGCTCAAATTATGATTTTAAAAATACTATTTTAGACGGTAAAACTTCACAGTATAAAATCTTCAACAAAAACGGAATTAAAGTCGGAATTTTCGGAGTGGGAATTCAACTTGATGGTTTGGTGGGCAAAAAACAATATAAAGAAACTATTTATCAAGATCCGGTAGAAGTTGCTCAACACTATTCCAATTTTTTAAAAAATGAAAAGAAATGTGATCTGGTCATTTGTCTTTCACATATTGGCTATGATTACCGAGACGAACCGGAAAAAATAAGTGATAAAATTTTAGCTTCAAAAACTGAAAATATTGACTTAATTTTGGGAGGTCACACCCATACTTTTTTACCAGAACCACAGACGTTCCAAAACAGACAGGGAAAAAATGTTTTGGTGAACCAAGTAGGATGGGCAGGTCTTCTTCTGGGAAGGATAGACTTCTTTTTTGATAAAAATAAAAACGTACAAAAGATTTCCTGGAACAACCAGGCAATTGACAGCAATATAAAAGCATAA
- the porZ gene encoding type IX secretion system anionic LPS delivery protein PorZ: MKKLSIISLGILASFQLMNAQNISSKKWADLFSYNNVLALKEDNGKIIAATENGIFYYTISTGEISKLSKANGLHEVKISAFDYNPQTKIGLVGYENGSLDVISPQGITYIVDIPIATGYNASKKINHISITGDRAVVSVGYGVSIFNLQNKEFGDSAFFVTGGIYQASNEATIKDNKVFSVTNTGLKTHELNTTFPVFSTWTTELAGNFTEIDSENTLAFSSATATYIYNNGVSTPIAQTFANVSDVVVNADNIIITDASRIYSYSNTGTFSGSVTVGEDCNTATKVGSKIFCGTVLSGLKSEDNLIYKPDGPYFNYSYKIRLLNDNQLLVSSGGRADAFNISLSNPKNPGFYFYNGSEWIYSSYFLGNTTTFNILDVIADPVNTNEYFFTNYNNAPGHGIYKMKYNSGSKDFEFVKRYSLDAIDPSLPLNNFLNRPVGFAADDQNNLFASIAFAGDTGILPAITYYDRAADNFLIKYLTGLASNGAQLPLYYENLFWIPLPRTNNFLVYDTKKSQSLSDDTTILLGESNGLPANSEGTVSIAFDKDGDAWIGNTTGLRILPNARAEIQNDPTVEPIVVEQAGLAEELFRDSQVLQVEVDGGNQKWVSIDGGGVYYLSASGEQVIKRFTKENSPLPTNSVTDIKVDRKTGKVYFVTYQGIVTYQGDVADVTSDFGNVLVYPNPVVYAQFKGKVTIKGLAEKTNIRITDAAGNIVHSAIARSGYYEWDLNNQKGKRVASGIYFVLMTNEDASDKATAKIAVVN, from the coding sequence ATGAAAAAACTCTCTATAATTTCTCTGGGTATTTTGGCATCTTTCCAATTGATGAATGCTCAAAATATTTCATCAAAAAAATGGGCAGATTTATTTTCTTACAACAATGTTCTGGCATTGAAAGAAGATAACGGAAAAATAATTGCAGCCACAGAAAATGGGATTTTCTATTATACAATTTCAACCGGAGAAATTTCAAAACTTTCTAAAGCAAATGGACTCCACGAAGTTAAAATCTCCGCTTTTGATTATAATCCTCAAACAAAAATTGGTCTCGTAGGGTACGAAAACGGATCATTGGATGTGATTTCACCACAAGGCATTACTTACATAGTAGATATTCCTATTGCAACAGGATATAACGCAAGTAAAAAAATCAATCATATATCTATTACAGGTGACAGAGCTGTGGTATCTGTGGGATATGGAGTTTCTATTTTTAATTTACAGAATAAAGAATTCGGAGATTCTGCCTTTTTTGTAACCGGAGGAATTTATCAGGCGAGTAACGAAGCTACAATCAAAGATAATAAAGTTTTTTCTGTAACCAACACCGGATTAAAAACCCATGAACTGAATACCACTTTCCCTGTTTTCTCTACCTGGACTACAGAATTAGCCGGTAATTTTACAGAAATAGATTCTGAAAACACACTGGCTTTCTCATCTGCAACAGCAACATATATCTATAATAACGGTGTTTCTACCCCAATAGCCCAGACTTTTGCAAATGTGAGTGATGTGGTGGTGAATGCTGATAATATCATCATCACAGATGCGAGCAGAATTTACAGTTACAGCAATACCGGAACATTTTCGGGATCTGTAACAGTAGGAGAAGATTGTAACACTGCTACAAAAGTTGGTTCAAAAATTTTCTGTGGTACTGTTTTATCCGGCTTAAAGAGTGAAGATAACCTCATCTATAAACCAGACGGACCGTACTTTAATTATTCCTACAAAATCAGATTATTGAATGACAATCAGCTTTTGGTATCATCTGGAGGTAGAGCAGATGCATTTAACATCAGTTTATCAAATCCAAAAAATCCCGGATTTTATTTCTATAATGGCTCAGAATGGATTTATTCATCATACTTTCTTGGGAACACAACCACTTTTAATATCTTAGATGTAATTGCTGATCCTGTAAATACGAATGAATATTTCTTCACCAATTACAACAATGCTCCGGGGCACGGTATTTACAAGATGAAATATAATTCCGGAAGCAAAGATTTTGAATTTGTAAAAAGGTATAGTTTAGATGCAATAGATCCTTCACTACCTTTAAATAATTTTCTCAACAGACCTGTGGGTTTTGCGGCTGACGATCAAAACAATCTTTTTGCAAGCATTGCATTTGCCGGCGATACTGGTATATTACCTGCAATCACATATTATGACAGAGCTGCAGACAATTTTTTAATAAAATACCTTACAGGCCTTGCAAGTAATGGTGCTCAACTGCCATTGTATTATGAAAATTTATTTTGGATTCCTTTGCCAAGAACAAATAATTTTCTTGTGTATGATACGAAAAAAAGTCAAAGTCTTTCTGATGACACGACCATATTATTAGGTGAATCAAACGGCTTACCTGCTAATTCTGAAGGAACTGTTTCTATTGCATTTGATAAAGATGGCGATGCCTGGATAGGAAACACAACAGGTTTGAGAATACTTCCGAATGCAAGGGCTGAAATACAAAATGATCCCACTGTAGAACCTATCGTGGTAGAACAGGCTGGTCTTGCAGAAGAATTATTCAGAGATTCTCAGGTTTTACAAGTGGAAGTAGATGGTGGAAATCAAAAATGGGTATCTATCGATGGTGGTGGAGTTTATTATTTGTCTGCATCCGGTGAGCAGGTTATTAAACGTTTTACGAAAGAAAACTCGCCGCTTCCTACCAACAGCGTTACAGATATTAAAGTTGACAGAAAGACGGGAAAAGTATATTTCGTAACGTATCAAGGTATTGTAACCTATCAAGGCGATGTTGCTGATGTAACATCTGATTTCGGGAATGTTTTGGTTTATCCAAATCCTGTTGTTTATGCACAGTTTAAAGGAAAAGTGACCATCAAAGGATTAGCAGAGAAAACAAACATAAGAATTACAGATGCTGCCGGAAATATTGTTCACTCTGCCATTGCAAGATCAGGATATTACGAATGGGATCTCAATAACCAAAAAGGAAAAAGAGTAGCGTCCGGAATTTATTTTGTACTGATGACCAATGAGGATGCAAGCGATAAAGCAACTGCAAAAATAGCTGTTGTTAATTAA
- the recO gene encoding DNA repair protein RecO, whose protein sequence is MNSQNGFLLSFIKYGENDAILHCFTEEEGFQTYFLKGIYTKRNKKKAFLLPLNKLNFQIRIGKSGSMQTISNLEMLDLHDVYTDIKANTVVFFISDFLNQILRDENKNLNFFYLIEEFIDQLGSKNYQSHLIFLIKLLKIQGVAPLLNEGSFLDPETGTFSPFANHLLFDEEISLFWKTIISSSNPYEIKIPSSKRKNLLDSILVYYHYHISDFKTPNSLEIIQQIFE, encoded by the coding sequence ATGAATTCTCAAAACGGTTTTTTACTATCATTTATAAAATATGGTGAAAATGATGCAATTCTGCATTGTTTTACCGAAGAGGAAGGCTTTCAGACTTATTTTTTGAAAGGTATCTATACCAAAAGAAATAAGAAGAAAGCCTTTCTTTTGCCTTTGAATAAACTAAACTTTCAGATTCGGATTGGTAAAAGTGGAAGTATGCAGACCATTTCAAATCTTGAAATGCTTGATCTGCATGATGTTTATACAGACATCAAAGCCAATACAGTTGTATTTTTTATTTCAGACTTTTTAAATCAAATTTTAAGAGATGAAAATAAAAACCTCAACTTTTTTTATCTTATCGAAGAATTTATTGATCAGCTGGGTAGCAAAAATTACCAGTCTCATCTTATTTTCTTAATTAAATTATTAAAAATTCAAGGTGTCGCACCACTTTTGAACGAAGGAAGTTTCCTAGATCCGGAAACCGGAACATTTTCTCCTTTTGCCAATCATCTACTATTTGATGAAGAAATTTCTTTATTTTGGAAGACAATTATTTCATCTTCTAATCCTTACGAAATCAAAATTCCATCGTCGAAAAGAAAAAATCTTTTAGACAGTATTTTGGTGTACTACCATTATCATATTTCAGATTTTAAAACTCCCAATTCTTTAGAAATTATTCAACAGATTTTCGAATAA
- a CDS encoding glucose 1-dehydrogenase has translation MEVSLKNQVAIITGASSGIGTGIAKSIAEAGATVIINHSSEKSLENAQEVLKEITDAGGNGITYQCDVSKEDEVIKMFKDVIEKFGTVDILINNAGIQKDAKFTEMTLDDWNAVMNVNLTGHFLCSREAIKEFLRRGIDTSRSVACGKIIHISSVHEVIPWAGHANYAASKGAIKMLMQTLAQEYGPDKIRVNSIGPGAIQTPINKAAWETKDALNSLLELIPYNRIGQPKDIGNLAAFLASDLADYISGASIFVDGGMTSLESFADNG, from the coding sequence ATGGAAGTATCATTAAAAAATCAAGTTGCAATCATCACCGGCGCATCCAGCGGCATCGGAACAGGAATCGCAAAATCAATCGCCGAAGCAGGAGCTACGGTGATCATCAATCATTCATCTGAAAAATCTTTAGAAAACGCTCAGGAAGTTTTAAAGGAAATCACCGATGCAGGCGGAAACGGAATCACTTATCAATGTGATGTTTCGAAAGAAGATGAGGTGATCAAAATGTTTAAAGATGTCATAGAAAAATTTGGAACTGTAGATATTCTGATCAATAATGCCGGAATTCAAAAAGATGCAAAATTCACAGAAATGACTTTGGATGATTGGAATGCGGTGATGAATGTAAATTTAACAGGACATTTTCTCTGCTCAAGAGAGGCCATCAAAGAATTTCTTCGTCGCGGAATCGATACTTCGCGTTCCGTTGCCTGCGGTAAAATTATTCACATCAGTTCGGTACACGAGGTTATTCCATGGGCAGGTCATGCCAATTATGCAGCAAGCAAAGGTGCTATCAAAATGTTGATGCAGACTTTGGCGCAAGAATACGGACCTGATAAAATAAGAGTGAATTCCATTGGTCCCGGAGCCATACAAACACCCATTAATAAAGCAGCCTGGGAAACTAAAGATGCTTTAAATTCTTTACTGGAGCTTATTCCATACAACAGAATCGGTCAACCAAAAGATATAGGCAATCTCGCAGCGTTCTTAGCAAGTGATCTTGCAGATTATATTTCGGGAGCAAGTATTTTTGTAGATGGCGGAATGACCAGTTTGGAAAGTTTTGCCGATAATGGCTGA
- a CDS encoding GNAT family N-acetyltransferase, protein MTELKFYRPEDLSELDYVLDEIQSQFTATAKQTLVKIEDRNQSGDFFAYPITIFHDEKVAGFFVLDFGNDKFEFTENPHSVLLRSLSVNPDFQRLGIGKSAMTEVDHFIREHFSECNEIVLAVNEKNISAFQLYLRTGYMSDGKMREGRCGPQFLMSKKL, encoded by the coding sequence ATGACCGAATTAAAATTTTACCGGCCGGAAGATTTGTCTGAACTTGATTACGTTTTAGATGAAATTCAGTCACAGTTTACAGCAACCGCAAAACAGACATTAGTAAAAATTGAGGATAGAAATCAAAGCGGAGATTTTTTTGCTTACCCCATTACGATTTTTCACGATGAAAAAGTGGCAGGATTTTTTGTGCTTGATTTTGGAAATGATAAATTTGAGTTTACCGAAAATCCACATTCTGTATTACTTCGTTCTTTGTCTGTAAATCCGGATTTTCAAAGATTAGGAATTGGTAAATCTGCAATGACAGAAGTCGATCATTTCATAAGAGAGCACTTTTCAGAATGTAACGAGATTGTTTTAGCCGTAAATGAAAAAAATATTTCAGCATTCCAATTGTACCTTCGAACAGGATACATGAGCGATGGAAAAATGAGAGAAGGAAGATGCGGGCCGCAATTTTTGATGTCCAAAAAACTTTAG
- a CDS encoding DUF1684 domain-containing protein, which yields MKKHTLFLLFLFPLFIFSQKNKQISKEIQDIKKFQQDLNKEYSDSKETPLRGDNFAKFKQHPFFPIDLKYRVTAKFIKNETPQPFDLPTSSGKSKLYQEFGTATFDLNGKSYTLTIYQSLDLMKMEEYKDHLFLPFRDKTNNKETYGGGKYMDLKIPKGNTIVLDFNQSYQPFCAYNAYDYNCPIVPEENKLPVEIRAGVMYEDIYHH from the coding sequence ATGAAAAAGCATACTCTATTTTTACTTTTTTTATTTCCGCTCTTTATATTTTCTCAGAAAAACAAACAAATTTCTAAGGAAATTCAGGATATTAAAAAGTTTCAGCAAGATTTAAATAAAGAATATTCAGATTCGAAAGAAACACCTTTGAGAGGTGATAATTTTGCTAAATTTAAACAACATCCTTTCTTTCCGATTGATTTAAAATATAGAGTGACCGCAAAATTTATCAAAAACGAAACCCCGCAACCTTTCGATTTGCCAACTTCATCTGGGAAATCGAAATTATATCAGGAATTTGGTACAGCTACATTTGATTTAAACGGAAAATCTTACACTTTAACAATTTACCAAAGTTTAGATTTAATGAAAATGGAAGAATATAAAGATCATCTTTTTCTGCCTTTCCGAGACAAAACCAACAACAAAGAAACTTATGGTGGCGGAAAATATATGGATCTGAAAATTCCTAAAGGAAATACAATTGTTCTAGATTTTAACCAATCTTATCAACCGTTTTGCGCTTATAACGCGTATGATTACAATTGCCCGATCGTTCCTGAAGAAAATAAACTACCTGTGGAAATACGAGCAGGAGTAATGTACGAAGATATTTATCATCATTAA